From the Rhodococcus sp. NBC_00297 genome, one window contains:
- a CDS encoding Lrp/AsnC family transcriptional regulator: MTKLDRTDARLLLALCDIPRATGVHLASVLGLARNTVQARLSRWDDSHTLAPMDRLVSPRDLGYPLRAYVGAVTDQHRLEAVIDRLRDIAEVTEVVGVSGGADLQIGVSAADADDLYRVAGLILAVPGVERTTVSVVMREAIPYRTRPLIERLARENDNS; this comes from the coding sequence GTGACCAAGCTCGACCGCACCGATGCTCGCCTGTTGCTCGCGCTCTGCGACATCCCTCGCGCCACCGGAGTCCACCTCGCCTCGGTTCTCGGACTGGCGCGAAACACGGTTCAGGCCAGACTCTCTCGTTGGGACGACTCACATACCCTCGCGCCGATGGACCGGCTCGTCTCCCCTCGGGACCTGGGGTATCCCCTCCGCGCGTACGTGGGCGCAGTGACGGACCAACACCGCCTCGAAGCGGTCATCGATCGCCTGCGGGACATTGCAGAGGTGACCGAGGTGGTCGGCGTCTCGGGCGGAGCGGATCTGCAGATCGGCGTCTCGGCCGCCGACGCAGATGATCTGTATCGCGTGGCCGGGCTCATTCTCGCGGTTCCCGGAGTCGAACGCACGACGGTCTCCGTCGTGATGCGCGAAGCGATTCCCTATCGCACCCGGCCGCTGATCGAAAGACTTGCGCGCGAGAACGACAATTCCTGA
- a CDS encoding arsenate reductase/protein-tyrosine-phosphatase family protein — translation MHVLYVCTGNICRSPTAERLTAAFARDLNLDVTTDSAGTRAVIGHGVQAEAARVLESLGGDPTGFVARRLTPTIASGADLVLTMTSRHRDEVLTVAPRNLRRTFTLLEAAEFARRTGVIDTSAWVSERAANPVTQLDIMDPIGQSTDVYERVGDAISEALGPLFEIWGAR, via the coding sequence ATGCATGTCCTCTACGTCTGCACGGGCAACATCTGCCGCTCCCCCACCGCGGAACGGTTGACCGCCGCGTTCGCCCGTGACCTGAACCTGGACGTGACCACCGACAGCGCCGGCACTCGTGCCGTGATCGGGCACGGTGTGCAGGCCGAGGCGGCCCGCGTTCTCGAGTCCCTGGGCGGCGATCCCACCGGGTTCGTGGCCCGCCGGCTCACCCCGACCATCGCGTCCGGGGCGGATCTGGTGCTGACGATGACGTCGCGGCACCGTGACGAGGTGCTGACGGTGGCGCCGCGCAACCTCCGCCGCACGTTCACGTTGCTCGAGGCCGCGGAGTTCGCGCGGCGCACCGGTGTGATCGACACGTCCGCGTGGGTCTCCGAGCGAGCGGCGAACCCGGTGACGCAACTCGACATCATGGATCCGATCGGTCAGTCGACCGACGTGTACGAGCGGGTGGGCGACGCCATCTCGGAGGCGCTCGGTCCGCTGTTCGAGATCTGGGGCGCTCGCTGA
- a CDS encoding phosphopantetheine-binding protein, whose amino-acid sequence MTHPSPTRDTIVRSSLHRAGRLPVDPWTLGDDENLFDAGLSSHASVAVLVDLEESAQVEFPDHLLRRSTFSTIAAIRDALDHVSDTSAAVQPEASR is encoded by the coding sequence GTGACGCACCCGTCACCAACCCGGGACACCATCGTCCGTAGCTCGCTGCACCGAGCCGGTCGACTACCCGTCGACCCGTGGACGCTGGGCGACGACGAGAACCTGTTCGACGCCGGCCTGAGTTCGCACGCCAGCGTGGCCGTGCTCGTGGATCTGGAGGAATCGGCCCAGGTCGAGTTCCCCGATCACCTTCTGCGTCGTTCCACGTTCTCCACGATCGCCGCCATCCGTGACGCGCTGGACCATGTGTCCGACACCTCCGCCGCCGTCCAGCCGGAGGCGAGCCGATGA
- a CDS encoding GNAT family N-acetyltransferase, with protein MSEMPIGRSSEREMEALRQSFGQTTRSWADHTFESTDSGWVAFSGLARPDYNLALVHGGDAAEQVGRVIDSVTALRRPALVMLAGAGLSGAQTLADAGWVSLQAMPFMHRSAGGSQPVDGVREITEADLPACQEVASLAFGVGPELAAAVYTAETLRRPDAMAFGLFVDDELVSCLLSCRAGDTVTGWALATHPDHRRAGHAARLIAGGKHVETGLHGPSQDLCLASPAGVPLYASLGFHTTEYWQVWSRPRWVLGAA; from the coding sequence GTGAGTGAGATGCCGATCGGACGGTCGTCGGAGCGCGAGATGGAGGCGCTCCGGCAGTCGTTCGGACAGACGACGCGCTCCTGGGCGGACCACACGTTCGAGTCGACCGACTCCGGCTGGGTGGCGTTCAGCGGGTTGGCCCGGCCCGACTACAACCTCGCCCTGGTTCACGGCGGAGACGCCGCTGAACAGGTCGGACGAGTGATCGACTCGGTGACCGCGCTCCGCCGACCGGCTCTGGTGATGCTGGCCGGCGCCGGCCTCTCGGGGGCGCAGACCCTGGCCGACGCCGGCTGGGTGAGCCTGCAGGCCATGCCGTTCATGCACCGGTCCGCCGGTGGGTCGCAGCCGGTCGACGGGGTGCGCGAGATCACAGAAGCAGACCTGCCCGCCTGTCAGGAGGTCGCGTCGCTCGCGTTCGGGGTGGGACCCGAGCTGGCCGCCGCCGTCTACACCGCGGAGACGCTTCGCCGTCCCGACGCCATGGCGTTCGGCCTGTTCGTCGACGACGAGCTCGTCTCCTGCCTGCTGTCGTGCCGCGCCGGCGACACCGTCACGGGGTGGGCGCTGGCCACCCACCCCGACCATCGCCGTGCCGGACACGCGGCGCGCCTCATCGCGGGCGGCAAGCACGTCGAGACCGGACTGCACGGGCCGTCGCAGGATCTGTGCCTCGCCTCCCCGGCCGGAGTGCCGCTCTACGCGTCGCTGGGCTTTCACACGACGGAGTACTGGCAGGTGTGGTCGCGGCCTCGGTGGGTGCTCGGCGCCGCGTGA
- a CDS encoding sugar transferase, translating into MTTSHPDTSPIDLRGDNHRGDKRRGADSPDLEPENLLPRFARHAEAVQYAQAAQEATATEVTPPIPLRPNIPDPRSRLSRWPALHLSAVLGIVLESMFVSLAIALAPFDGHPVIVTVLIVVFAVLPQRRRQRLTLSMLDDLPLMAAIVLLVSMSAIVIVAPSTTLLTAALISLSVLAATMAGREASYFVARRLRRRPRFQRRTVVIGSGLVATQLVESMQSYPEHGLEPHALLDDSPMPASVASHIPVEPLANQLRTYIDLHQIDTIVIAFSAMRESALLTLLRECDRMDCEIFVVPRLFEFVSVTGEMDRLHAIPLVRIRRDAHRSLAWRIKRVLSSILAGMALFVLSPLLLAIAAAVRFSDPSAPVLFKQLRVTGNGQLFACLKFRSMKPASRTESDTTWNISQDDRVGRLGRFLRKTSLDELPQLWNIMVGDMDLVGPRPERPHFVDKFTTEIPGYSARHRVPGGLTGWAAVHGLRGDTSLKDRALYDNFYIENWSLWLDVKILLRTVLSVLRRTGG; encoded by the coding sequence ATGACCACCTCGCACCCCGACACCTCGCCGATCGATCTCCGTGGCGACAACCACCGAGGCGACAAGCGCCGCGGGGCGGACTCACCCGATCTGGAGCCGGAGAACCTGCTCCCCCGCTTCGCCCGCCATGCCGAGGCCGTGCAGTACGCACAGGCAGCGCAGGAGGCGACGGCCACCGAGGTCACCCCGCCCATCCCGCTCCGTCCCAACATCCCGGATCCGCGCAGCCGTCTGTCGCGCTGGCCGGCTCTGCACCTGAGCGCGGTGCTCGGCATCGTCCTCGAGTCGATGTTCGTCTCCCTCGCGATCGCGCTCGCGCCGTTCGACGGCCACCCGGTGATCGTGACCGTGCTGATCGTCGTCTTCGCGGTGCTGCCGCAGCGCCGTCGTCAGCGTCTCACGCTGTCGATGCTGGACGATCTGCCGCTGATGGCCGCCATCGTGCTGCTGGTCTCCATGAGCGCCATCGTCATCGTGGCGCCGTCCACCACCCTGCTCACGGCCGCCCTCATCTCCCTGTCCGTCCTGGCGGCCACCATGGCGGGGCGCGAGGCGTCCTACTTCGTCGCCCGTCGGCTGCGGCGTCGGCCGCGCTTCCAGCGCCGCACCGTCGTGATCGGCAGCGGGCTCGTGGCCACTCAGCTCGTCGAGAGCATGCAGTCCTACCCGGAGCACGGTCTCGAGCCGCACGCCCTGCTGGACGATTCACCGATGCCGGCGAGCGTGGCCAGCCACATCCCCGTCGAGCCGCTGGCGAACCAGCTGCGGACCTACATCGACCTGCACCAGATCGACACCATCGTCATCGCGTTCTCGGCGATGCGGGAGTCGGCTCTGCTGACACTGCTGCGCGAGTGCGACCGGATGGACTGCGAGATCTTCGTGGTGCCTCGTCTGTTCGAGTTCGTGAGCGTCACCGGTGAGATGGACCGACTGCACGCCATCCCGCTGGTGCGTATCCGACGCGACGCGCACCGGTCGCTCGCCTGGCGCATCAAGCGCGTCCTGAGCAGCATCCTTGCGGGTATGGCTCTCTTCGTACTGTCCCCGCTCCTGCTCGCCATCGCGGCAGCCGTGCGGTTCTCCGATCCGAGCGCGCCCGTGCTGTTCAAGCAGTTGCGCGTCACCGGCAACGGTCAGCTGTTCGCCTGCCTCAAGTTCCGGTCGATGAAACCCGCGTCGCGCACCGAGTCGGACACGACGTGGAACATCTCCCAGGACGACCGCGTCGGGCGACTGGGCCGCTTCCTGCGCAAGACCTCCCTGGACGAGTTGCCTCAGCTGTGGAACATCATGGTGGGCGACATGGACCTGGTGGGCCCGCGCCCCGAGCGACCGCACTTCGTCGACAAGTTCACCACCGAGATCCCGGGCTACTCCGCGCGTCACCGCGTGCCCGGCGGGCTCACGGGATGGGCTGCGGTGCACGGACTCCGAGGCGACACCTCACTCAAGGACCGTGCGCTCTACGACAACTTCTACATCGAGAACTGGAGTCTCTGGCTCGACGTCAAGATCCTGCTCCGTACGGTCCTGTCCGTACTGCGGCGGACCGGTGGCTGA
- a CDS encoding GGDEF domain-containing protein produces the protein MFRVVGEWWSRPFDYSAMPGYMAQRGLQRPYRRMMAAVVLMVVLAGSLLLFTSGAPPSSAARAVFIACLVTGAVSALLWLRGTWPTRRQSLVFLFGDDVALVVGLSMLADVQASFTVSVVFALLGIYCGYFHSIRTLVAHIALTVAVSLYFFGSAAAEGDSDVAYLSVLLVVQLALFLLAPLLSQIPLSNLRDDAYQSGTDPLTGALNRRGLSAVVHAPLLAAARHDEVVAMMVIDLDRFKSVNDRVGHEGGDEVLRRVSERLQTSTTTWAYVARLGGEEFCVVGIVSWAEMRNRLDDVHAAVRCDADEVPVTASAGVAWIPGSRWTRNADDVELLIRRADRLMYEAKRAGGDSLRFDDQAYTTTDNART, from the coding sequence ATGTTCCGTGTTGTGGGCGAGTGGTGGAGTCGACCCTTCGACTACTCCGCGATGCCCGGCTACATGGCGCAGCGCGGACTGCAGCGGCCCTACCGCCGCATGATGGCCGCAGTGGTGCTCATGGTGGTGCTCGCCGGTTCCCTGCTGCTCTTCACCAGCGGGGCACCTCCCTCATCTGCCGCCCGCGCCGTGTTCATCGCGTGCCTGGTCACGGGCGCAGTGTCGGCGCTGCTGTGGCTCCGCGGGACGTGGCCGACTCGTCGACAATCCCTCGTCTTCCTGTTCGGCGACGACGTGGCGCTGGTGGTGGGGCTGTCGATGCTGGCCGACGTGCAGGCCTCGTTCACCGTGTCCGTGGTGTTCGCCCTGCTCGGCATCTACTGCGGCTACTTCCACTCGATCCGCACGCTCGTGGCGCACATCGCGCTGACGGTGGCCGTGTCGCTCTACTTCTTCGGCTCGGCCGCCGCGGAGGGCGACAGCGACGTGGCGTACCTGTCCGTCCTGCTGGTCGTCCAGCTGGCACTGTTCCTTCTTGCACCGCTGCTCTCGCAGATCCCGCTGTCGAACCTGCGGGACGACGCGTACCAGTCGGGCACCGATCCACTGACCGGGGCGCTGAACCGTCGGGGGCTGAGCGCGGTGGTGCACGCGCCATTGCTGGCGGCGGCACGTCACGACGAGGTGGTGGCGATGATGGTGATCGACCTCGACAGGTTCAAGTCGGTCAACGACCGCGTGGGCCACGAGGGCGGCGACGAGGTGTTGCGACGTGTCTCCGAACGGTTGCAGACCAGTACGACCACCTGGGCGTATGTCGCCCGTCTCGGCGGCGAGGAGTTCTGCGTCGTCGGGATCGTGTCGTGGGCGGAGATGCGGAACCGTCTCGACGACGTCCACGCCGCCGTCCGGTGCGACGCCGACGAGGTACCGGTCACGGCGAGTGCCGGAGTGGCGTGGATCCCCGGCAGCCGGTGGACCCGCAACGCCGACGACGTCGAACTGCTGATCCGCCGCGCCGACCGTCTGATGTACGAGGCGAAGCGCGCGGGAGGGGACAGCCTGCGGTTCGACGACCAGGCGTACACCACGACGGACAACGCGCGCACCTGA
- a CDS encoding Hsp70 family protein, whose amino-acid sequence MTVLGVSVGTSAVRLARPVQGLRAGVEAAFRHRAIDTTFDQAEQLAAESIGVILADPADPESISATGVAYRDDAQAGAVARAMARQHIVNYRLVPEVHAAVQFLRSTGDLDGLHVVGLYDLGSSGLSVTVVDLDNGQVLASERSFAVSGNMFDATIRDNQIGRQQSGLDDVDGREFELRCRVAKEQLSSSGAVCLPGIGGLILLSREAFESMVAVPIEQSARLTRDVITRAGRPVEALVMIGGGSRIPLVRATLAGWVGLPTITPAEPELVAAKGAALSATPVDGQSNSGPVPMAAPRPAAPAPTVAAPLVSAPVVAGPVEPRTPDAPAPEKALSAPSAETMAYSDVESREHSARDIDHAARDSEHRPDVADPRAAETPSWLSGSGSAAPEQRSSRPRLPLIAAVGLAVIAAVGLALGYGATPSQSTADVTPADQAGTSSSDAPSTTTATTTRTTTTVPPTTTTVPPVAPAPVEAPAPAVEVPDVAPAPAPAPPTIPGLPGVQLPPGIQIPPGLIPGF is encoded by the coding sequence ATGACAGTACTGGGAGTGTCGGTGGGCACCAGTGCCGTGCGCTTGGCCAGGCCCGTTCAGGGGCTGCGCGCGGGCGTCGAGGCCGCCTTCCGTCACCGCGCCATCGACACCACCTTCGACCAGGCCGAGCAGCTCGCGGCCGAGTCCATCGGCGTCATCCTCGCCGACCCCGCCGACCCCGAGTCGATCTCCGCCACCGGCGTCGCCTACCGCGACGACGCGCAGGCCGGCGCCGTCGCCCGGGCCATGGCCCGCCAGCACATCGTCAACTACCGCCTCGTCCCCGAAGTGCATGCCGCCGTGCAGTTCCTGCGGTCCACGGGCGACCTCGACGGGCTCCACGTCGTCGGGTTGTACGACCTGGGCAGCTCGGGTCTCAGCGTCACCGTCGTCGACCTCGACAACGGGCAGGTGCTCGCCTCCGAGCGCAGCTTCGCCGTCAGCGGCAACATGTTCGACGCCACCATCCGCGACAACCAGATCGGCCGCCAGCAGAGCGGCCTGGACGACGTGGACGGACGCGAGTTCGAGCTCCGGTGCCGCGTGGCCAAGGAACAACTCTCCTCGAGCGGCGCCGTGTGCCTGCCGGGTATCGGCGGGCTCATCCTGCTGTCCCGCGAGGCGTTCGAGTCGATGGTCGCCGTCCCCATCGAGCAGTCCGCGCGGCTCACCCGCGATGTCATCACGCGCGCCGGCCGCCCCGTCGAGGCTCTCGTCATGATCGGCGGCGGATCCCGCATCCCCCTGGTCCGGGCGACGCTCGCGGGCTGGGTCGGTCTCCCCACCATCACGCCCGCGGAGCCCGAGCTGGTCGCCGCGAAGGGTGCGGCACTGTCCGCGACTCCCGTGGACGGCCAGTCGAACTCCGGTCCCGTCCCGATGGCCGCCCCTCGTCCCGCTGCTCCCGCTCCGACCGTCGCGGCACCGCTGGTGTCCGCTCCCGTGGTCGCCGGGCCGGTCGAGCCGCGCACGCCGGACGCACCGGCGCCGGAGAAGGCGCTCAGCGCACCGTCCGCGGAGACCATGGCCTACAGCGACGTGGAGAGCCGTGAGCACTCCGCGCGCGACATCGACCATGCGGCTCGCGACTCGGAGCATCGCCCCGACGTGGCGGATCCGCGCGCGGCGGAGACTCCCTCGTGGCTCTCCGGGTCCGGTTCCGCAGCGCCGGAACAGCGTTCGTCACGCCCACGGCTGCCGCTCATCGCGGCCGTCGGTCTCGCGGTGATCGCTGCCGTCGGGCTCGCGCTCGGGTACGGCGCGACGCCGTCGCAGTCCACCGCCGACGTCACCCCGGCCGATCAGGCGGGAACGTCGAGTTCGGACGCACCGTCCACGACGACGGCGACCACCACACGGACCACCACCACGGTGCCGCCGACCACCACCACCGTTCCCCCGGTCGCTCCGGCTCCGGTGGAGGCGCCCGCTCCGGCCGTCGAGGTTCCCGACGTGGCGCCTGCTCCCGCGCCTGCTCCGCCGACCATCCCGGGTCTCCCCGGTGTGCAGCTGCCGCCCGGCATCCAGATCCCACCGGGTCTGATTCCCGGGTTCTGA
- a CDS encoding NAD(P)/FAD-dependent oxidoreductase, with protein sequence MADELSRQRPSVVVVGGGFGGLYAARRLRHIDGDVTVIDRGTSHVFQPLLYQCATGLLSEGSITSPLRHLLRRQKNTHVALGEASGIDLEKRRLTASRIDGSTFELPFDYLVFAAGMRQSYHGNEEFAKYAPGMKTVDDALAIRRKLISAFEMAESLPTPEERRPWLTFAVSGGGPTGVEIAGQIRELAVGALEHEFRSIDPSEARVLLFHGGDRVLESFDAKLSAKAQKTLDHIGVETHLGVHVTDVTADHIEVTRKSDKQKTTYDTHTVLWTAGVEAVPFAGTLASALGVTQARGGRIPVEKDLSVAGHPTVYVVGDVAALNDLPGVAEVAMQGGRHAGAMIAKTIENGTRASSPFKYHDLGSAAYIARRHALLQAGPIQLSGFAGWAAWGAIHIAFLSGRRNRAGTLINWAATLASGTRRERAVTFGDPETARMPYA encoded by the coding sequence ATGGCTGATGAACTCTCACGACAGCGCCCGAGCGTCGTCGTCGTCGGCGGCGGATTCGGCGGGCTGTACGCCGCCCGGCGACTGCGCCACATCGACGGCGACGTCACCGTGATCGACCGCGGCACCTCGCACGTCTTCCAACCGCTGCTCTACCAGTGCGCCACCGGCCTGCTGTCCGAGGGATCCATCACCTCGCCGCTGCGGCACCTCCTGCGTCGACAGAAGAACACCCACGTCGCGCTCGGGGAGGCGTCGGGCATCGATCTCGAGAAGCGACGTCTCACCGCGTCGCGCATCGACGGGTCGACGTTCGAGCTCCCCTTCGACTACCTCGTGTTCGCCGCCGGCATGCGGCAGAGCTATCACGGCAACGAGGAGTTCGCGAAGTACGCGCCCGGCATGAAGACCGTCGACGACGCGCTGGCGATCCGCCGCAAGCTCATCAGCGCGTTCGAGATGGCCGAGTCGCTGCCCACTCCCGAGGAGCGCCGGCCGTGGCTCACGTTCGCGGTGTCCGGTGGCGGCCCCACCGGCGTCGAGATCGCCGGGCAGATCCGTGAGCTCGCCGTCGGGGCGCTCGAGCACGAGTTCCGCTCGATCGACCCGAGCGAGGCGCGGGTGCTGCTGTTCCACGGCGGTGACCGCGTCCTCGAGTCGTTCGACGCCAAGCTGTCGGCAAAGGCTCAGAAGACCCTCGACCACATCGGGGTGGAGACCCACCTCGGGGTCCACGTGACCGACGTGACGGCCGACCACATCGAGGTCACCCGCAAGTCGGACAAGCAGAAGACGACGTACGACACCCACACCGTGCTGTGGACCGCGGGCGTCGAGGCGGTGCCGTTCGCCGGCACCCTGGCGTCGGCACTGGGCGTCACGCAGGCGCGTGGCGGACGCATCCCGGTGGAGAAGGACCTCTCGGTCGCGGGGCACCCCACCGTGTACGTCGTGGGCGACGTGGCCGCGCTGAACGATCTGCCCGGCGTCGCGGAGGTCGCCATGCAGGGCGGCCGCCACGCGGGCGCGATGATCGCCAAGACCATCGAGAACGGGACGCGCGCGTCGTCGCCGTTCAAGTACCACGATCTCGGTAGCGCGGCCTACATCGCGCGTCGGCACGCCCTGCTGCAGGCGGGCCCCATCCAGCTCTCGGGCTTCGCCGGGTGGGCCGCGTGGGGCGCGATCCACATCGCGTTCCTCTCGGGTCGACGCAACCGTGCCGGCACCTTGATCAACTGGGCCGCGACCCTCGCCTCGGGAACCAGACGCGAGCGAGCGGTCACGTTCGGCGATCCGGAGACCGCCCGCATGCCCTACGCGTGA
- a CDS encoding YdcF family protein: MTFRRLLVAFSVLLVAIVAAGWPVYVHPQTDPLRPADAVVVLGGKPYGRFHYGIDIAEQGYAPEVVLSNSVGPDDVRMQQICNGTYTVTVSCFLPDPYSTKGEAEEIERRAAAENWKHIIVVTYTPHLSRSRYIVQQCFDGEVTMSPNPTQEGIGEWIGSYIYQTAGYIKAALDSECS; the protein is encoded by the coding sequence GTGACCTTTCGCCGCCTTCTGGTGGCGTTCTCGGTGCTGCTCGTGGCCATCGTGGCCGCGGGATGGCCCGTGTACGTCCACCCTCAGACAGACCCACTCCGACCGGCCGACGCCGTCGTGGTGCTCGGGGGAAAGCCCTACGGGCGCTTCCACTACGGCATCGACATCGCCGAGCAGGGGTACGCACCCGAAGTGGTGCTCTCCAACTCGGTGGGCCCGGACGACGTGCGCATGCAGCAGATCTGCAACGGCACCTACACCGTGACGGTGTCGTGCTTCCTCCCGGATCCGTACTCCACGAAGGGCGAGGCGGAGGAGATCGAGCGCCGCGCCGCCGCGGAGAACTGGAAACACATCATCGTGGTCACCTACACGCCGCACCTGTCTCGGTCGCGCTACATCGTCCAGCAGTGCTTCGACGGCGAGGTCACCATGTCTCCCAACCCCACTCAGGAGGGGATCGGAGAGTGGATCGGCAGCTACATCTATCAGACTGCCGGCTACATCAAGGCTGCACTCGACAGCGAGTGCTCGTGA
- a CDS encoding polysaccharide biosynthesis tyrosine autokinase, which translates to MEISDYVRILRARWIVIVLTTVIAAAASLVFSLVSTPVYEACTRLYVSTGSSSSSVTEVYQGNLASQQRVASYTQLLGGESVAQRTIDSLGLSMSPSALASKVRTTSSPDTVLIDTCVSDSNATTARDLANGIGTTFVDFVDDLETPPGGGAPLAQVSVVEPAQVPTGPISPKTTRNLALGVAVGLLLGIALAVIRDRLDNTIKDRTALADLSGVPVVGVVPFDKTIKEEAALSFAESSSGTAEAFRELRTNLQFLEVDSPPRVIVVTSAVPAEGKTTTAVNLALVLAEAGHRVALIEGDLRRPRVSKYLGLVGSVGFSTVLSGQADVEEVLQPTKFHGVDVLASGPLPPNPSELLGSEAARTVMDTLRASFDYVVVDAPPLLPVTDASVITAHADGAIVVARHGHTKRDELTRALGNLTQVGAPILGVILTMAPSRGKRDYDYRHYYETDTTVARQDAPSAAVRPAAPVVVPEPTPEPTPEPAPEAYPAPRYEATRSHGGRAARRQAENANGNGNGYEAEQVPSRSTMRPPPRRPYQS; encoded by the coding sequence GTGGAGATATCTGATTACGTGAGAATTCTCCGCGCGCGGTGGATCGTGATTGTTCTGACCACGGTGATCGCCGCAGCGGCGTCGCTGGTGTTCTCACTTGTGTCCACGCCCGTCTACGAGGCGTGCACACGCCTCTACGTCTCCACCGGCTCGTCGTCGTCCTCGGTGACCGAGGTGTACCAGGGCAACCTGGCCTCGCAGCAGCGCGTCGCCTCCTACACGCAGCTCCTCGGCGGCGAGAGCGTCGCGCAGCGCACCATCGACAGCCTCGGCCTCTCCATGAGCCCGTCGGCACTGGCGTCGAAGGTCCGCACCACGTCCTCACCCGACACCGTGCTGATCGACACGTGCGTCTCCGATTCCAACGCGACGACCGCGCGCGATCTCGCGAACGGCATCGGCACCACGTTCGTGGACTTCGTCGACGACCTCGAGACGCCTCCCGGCGGCGGCGCTCCGCTGGCCCAGGTCAGCGTCGTCGAGCCGGCACAGGTTCCCACCGGCCCGATCTCGCCGAAGACCACGCGCAACCTTGCGCTCGGTGTGGCCGTCGGACTGCTGCTCGGTATCGCGCTCGCCGTGATCCGCGACCGGCTCGACAACACCATCAAGGACCGCACCGCCCTCGCCGATCTCTCGGGCGTTCCCGTCGTCGGCGTCGTGCCCTTCGACAAGACCATCAAGGAGGAGGCGGCGCTCTCGTTCGCCGAGTCGTCCTCCGGCACCGCCGAGGCGTTCCGCGAATTGCGCACCAACCTCCAGTTCCTCGAGGTGGACTCACCGCCGCGCGTCATCGTCGTGACGTCCGCCGTGCCCGCCGAGGGCAAGACGACCACGGCCGTCAACCTCGCGCTGGTCCTCGCCGAGGCCGGCCACCGCGTGGCGCTCATCGAGGGCGACCTGCGTCGTCCCCGTGTCTCGAAGTACCTCGGCCTCGTCGGGTCGGTCGGCTTCTCCACCGTGCTGTCGGGACAGGCGGACGTGGAGGAGGTGTTGCAGCCGACCAAGTTCCACGGTGTCGACGTGCTCGCCTCCGGACCGTTGCCGCCCAACCCGTCCGAGCTGCTCGGGTCCGAGGCGGCGCGCACAGTCATGGACACGCTCCGCGCGAGCTTCGACTACGTCGTCGTCGACGCACCGCCGCTGCTCCCCGTCACCGACGCGTCCGTCATCACCGCGCACGCCGACGGCGCCATCGTCGTGGCGCGCCACGGCCACACCAAGCGGGACGAGCTCACCCGTGCACTGGGCAACCTGACACAGGTGGGTGCCCCGATCCTGGGCGTCATTCTCACGATGGCCCCGTCACGTGGCAAGCGGGACTACGACTACCGCCACTACTACGAGACCGACACCACGGTCGCTCGTCAGGACGCTCCGTCCGCCGCCGTGCGGCCGGCAGCGCCGGTCGTGGTGCCCGAACCCACCCCGGAGCCCACTCCGGAACCCGCCCCCGAGGCCTACCCCGCGCCCCGCTACGAGGCCACCCGGAGCCATGGCGGCCGAGCTGCCCGGCGTCAGGCCGAGAACGCGAACGGCAACGGCAACGGGTACGAGGCCGAGCAGGTTCCGAGTCGGTCGACGATGCGTCCGCCGCCTCGCCGTCCGTATCAGTCCTGA